The nucleotide sequence ATCTAAAGTGCCACAATGAGCACAGACGCAGAGATGGAGGCCTATGGCCCCGCGGCCATCTACCTCCggaagccagagagagagaggcttgaGGCACAAAACACTCCGTTTGATGCCAAAACAGCCTACTTTGTGACTGATCCTCAAGAGATGTACGTCAAGGGTAAACTTgtgaagagagaggggggcaaaGCCACAGTTGAGACAGGTGCAGGAAAGGTAGGTGAATAATTATAGAATTTGAAATACTATATTAAAGACATATTTTTATCCATCTGTTACATTCTAAGTCCCTAACTGTGAAAATTGATGTAATCTAATTGataaaactttaaatgtaatatctttgtaaaacaaaacctttgAACTCTATTTCCTATTCAGACAGTTACTGTAAAAGAAGATGACATCCATCCCAGGAATCCTCCAAAGTTTGACAAAATTGAGGACATGGCCATGATGACCCACCTCAATGAGCCTTGCGTGCTGTATAACCTCAAAGAGCGTTATGCATCATGGATGATCTACGTAAGTGTTTAACTTAAAACATAGATCagaatgaatatatatatatatagaggcAATGCATTTTAgagtgcattttcttttcttttccagacCTACTCTGGCCTGTTCTGTGT is from Xiphias gladius isolate SHS-SW01 ecotype Sanya breed wild unplaced genomic scaffold, ASM1685928v1 HiC_scaffold_127, whole genome shotgun sequence and encodes:
- the LOC120787204 gene encoding myosin heavy chain, fast skeletal muscle-like, translated to MSTDAEMEAYGPAAIYLRKPERERLEAQNTPFDAKTAYFVTDPQEMYVKGKLVKREGGKATVETGAGKTVTVKEDDIHPRNPPKFDKIEDMAMMTHLNEPCVLYNLKERYASWMIYTYSGLFCVVVNPYKWLPVYDAQVVVAYRGKKRVEAPPHIFSISDNAYQFMLTDREN